One genomic region from Sphingobacterium multivorum encodes:
- a CDS encoding SRPBCC family protein codes for MKTNHVSLHRIIQASPEKVFRAFADPIAHASWLPPYGFLCTVQHMEFKVGGSFKMTFTNFSTGHSHSFGGEYLEIEPNGFIKYVDRFDDPNLPGEMTTTVSLRKVICGTELQIEQTGIPEIIPAEMCYLGWQESLEKMKKLVEPEIPDA; via the coding sequence ATGAAAACGAATCATGTTTCTTTACATCGAATTATTCAGGCGAGCCCTGAAAAAGTGTTCCGTGCTTTTGCAGACCCGATAGCACATGCCAGCTGGCTTCCTCCTTATGGTTTTCTGTGTACTGTACAACACATGGAATTTAAAGTCGGGGGAAGTTTCAAAATGACTTTTACCAATTTTAGTACAGGTCATAGTCATTCCTTCGGTGGTGAGTATCTAGAGATTGAACCAAATGGTTTTATCAAGTACGTAGACCGCTTTGATGACCCCAATTTACCAGGTGAAATGACTACGACTGTTTCTTTGCGTAAAGTGATCTGTGGCACTGAACTTCAGATTGAACAGACCGGAATTCCCGAGATTATTCCCGCGGAGATGTGTTATCTTGGGTGGCAAGAATCTTTGGAAAAAATGAAAAAGCTTGTTGAACCTGAAATACCGGACGCTTAA
- a CDS encoding DoxX family protein, with protein MKKNKIAFWIATVFIVLWEGLMPLGTLLFAPQYINAGTKPLGYPDYFAYALIICKVLGVIAIAVPQVPGKLKEWAYAGLTFNLIFAFISHACVDKNAAFMAMPIVILAVLAVSYVYQGRIARLSSKDMSNTGTYHQTSVV; from the coding sequence ATGAAAAAGAACAAAATTGCTTTTTGGATAGCAACGGTATTTATAGTTCTCTGGGAAGGACTAATGCCACTTGGAACACTATTATTTGCTCCTCAATATATCAATGCGGGCACAAAACCGTTGGGATACCCCGACTATTTTGCTTATGCTTTAATCATCTGTAAGGTGTTGGGCGTTATTGCAATTGCTGTACCACAGGTTCCAGGTAAATTAAAAGAATGGGCTTATGCTGGATTGACATTTAACTTAATATTTGCTTTTATCAGTCATGCCTGTGTTGACAAAAATGCTGCATTTATGGCCATGCCTATTGTGATATTGGCGGTACTCGCTGTTTCTTACGTCTATCAGGGTAGAATAGCCCGCTTGAGCAGCAAAGATATGAGCAACACAGGAACGTATCACCAGACCTCAGTTGTTTAA
- a CDS encoding SRPBCC family protein, translating to MERQTKITVEAAINAPVEKVWKLWNNPVDIMQWNTADPSWHCPSSENDLRVGGTFKNRMEAKDGSFGFDFEGTYHTVNLYREIAYTMADGRTVNTLFSEVEGKTSVITVFDAEQENDPELQKSGWQAILNNFVNYVESAN from the coding sequence ATGGAAAGACAGACAAAAATTACAGTTGAAGCCGCGATTAACGCTCCTGTAGAAAAAGTATGGAAACTTTGGAACAATCCTGTGGATATCATGCAATGGAATACGGCAGATCCGAGCTGGCACTGCCCAAGTAGTGAAAATGACCTTCGTGTAGGTGGAACTTTTAAAAATAGAATGGAGGCGAAAGACGGAAGCTTTGGGTTTGACTTTGAAGGAACCTACCATACGGTAAATCTATATCGCGAAATTGCTTATACCATGGCTGATGGAAGAACTGTAAATACGCTTTTTTCGGAAGTGGAAGGGAAAACCAGTGTGATTACAGTTTTTGATGCGGAACAGGAAAATGATCCTGAATTGCAAAAATCGGGTTGGCAGGCTATTCTGAATAACTTCGTAAACTACGTAGAATCTGCGAACTAA